Sequence from the Thermus tengchongensis genome:
GAACGAACTCCCGCATCTTTTGACGGTGAAACAACTTCGCGAGGTGGTAGGACCGGAAATCTTGGGCCGGGACGAGGCTTATCGCCTTGCCCGCGCCTACGGCCTGAAGCTGGGGCGCAAGCTGGTAGTCCCCCGCCGGGTGGTCGTGGCCCTGCTTGAGGGTGAGCTGAAGCCCCCCAGCGGGGGGCGCGGGTAGGAGGGCCGCGATGGCACAGGCTGAGGCCATTTTACTCGCGGCCTTGGGCTACGCCCGGCTGGGCTACAAGGTTTTGCCTTTGGCCCCGGGGGAGAAGCGCCCCCACGGGGGCTTGGTCCCCCATGGGCTAAAGGATGCCACGGCTGACCCCGCCATCATCCGGGCCTGGTGGACCCAGGAGCCTCGGGCAGGGGTGGGCCTCCTGGCCCCGGAGAATGTCTTGGTCCTGGACTTTGACTTGCCCGAGGCTTGGGAGGCCCTACGCAGGGAGCACCCGGAGCTCCTCCAGGCCCCACGGCAACGAACGCCGGGGGGCGGGGTCCACCTCTTCCTCGCGCTCCCCCCCGGCCTGGAGGGGGCCTTGAGCGCCTCCGTGAGGCGGCTGGAGGGGGTGGACCTCCGGGGCATGGGTAGGGCCTATGTGGTGGCCGCCCCTACCCGCTTGGCGGATGGCCGGGGGTACGCCTGGGAGGTGCCCTTGAGGAGGCCGGAGGAGCTTCCCCTGGTGCCCTCCGGGCTCCTCCA
This genomic interval carries:
- a CDS encoding bifunctional DNA primase/polymerase produces the protein MAQAEAILLAALGYARLGYKVLPLAPGEKRPHGGLVPHGLKDATADPAIIRAWWTQEPRAGVGLLAPENVLVLDFDLPEAWEALRREHPELLQAPRQRTPGGGVHLFLALPPGLEGALSASVRRLEGVDLRGMGRAYVVAAPTRLADGRGYAWEVPLRRPEELPLVPSGLLQRLLPPPPPPPREVELGASPRRLRAILEAFADRVAVAHIGQRHLTLIAYARAAGGLLPHGLDPREAEEALVSAALQAGLPEREAREAVRWGLEVGAQAPLPLEGPGGFWNTPGFWNRGVYQNFSPSLSRKPGFGTREVKSEGERKRPTLSFRPRLGGWS